The following proteins are encoded in a genomic region of Caloranaerobacter ferrireducens:
- a CDS encoding uracil-DNA glycosylase, with translation MYTLNEVKKFCLHCKKCRLHKTRTKLVFGEGNENADIMFVGEGPGFYEDKSGRPFVGAAGKLLTKMLNAININRGEIYITNIVKCRPPNNRNPLEDESKVCLEYLRWQVKIIKPKIIVCLGAVSARNIIDKNFTISKNRGKWIRKGDFFVIATYHPAALLRDESKKKAAWDDFKSIRNKAKELNIF, from the coding sequence ATGTATACTCTAAATGAAGTTAAGAAATTTTGTCTACATTGTAAAAAGTGCAGATTGCATAAAACCAGAACTAAATTGGTATTTGGAGAAGGAAATGAAAATGCAGATATAATGTTTGTGGGTGAAGGACCAGGATTTTATGAAGATAAAAGTGGGAGACCTTTTGTAGGAGCTGCTGGTAAATTATTAACTAAAATGTTAAATGCGATAAATATTAATAGAGGAGAAATTTATATTACTAATATAGTTAAGTGTAGACCACCGAATAATAGAAATCCATTGGAAGATGAAAGTAAAGTTTGTTTAGAATATTTAAGATGGCAAGTGAAAATTATAAAACCTAAAATAATAGTATGTTTAGGAGCAGTTTCTGCAAGAAATATTATAGATAAGAATTTTACAATAAGTAAAAATAGAGGTAAATGGATAAGAAAAGGTGATTTTTTTGTGATAGCAACATATCACCCAGCAGCTTTATTACGCGATGAAAGTAAGAAGAAAGCAGCATGGGATGATTTTAAAAGCATTAGAAATAAAGCTAAAGAATTAAATATTTTTTGA